A window of the Euzebya pacifica genome harbors these coding sequences:
- a CDS encoding alpha/beta fold hydrolase — protein MMLDINGCALNVELLGGEDPAKPLLIAHHGAPGLGSMEEPRAAFGWLADSFRVIIFDARGSGKSADVPPYDHDQWVADIDALREWAGAERFVMAGGSYGGFLSMEYAVRHPERLLALVLRDTAPDATHDNLALENARASDRVDIPEERLARMFDGKVLDNDDFRDLWRELLPLYTFTHDPAAIEAKVASVDYHYATHNAAFSTARETYDVKPHLHRVTCPALVTVGREDWITPVVNSEQIAELLPDAELVIFEESGHSPPLEEPERFQQVVRDFLDRALARA, from the coding sequence ATGATGCTGGACATCAACGGCTGCGCCCTCAACGTCGAGCTGCTCGGCGGCGAGGACCCGGCCAAGCCACTGCTCATCGCCCACCACGGCGCCCCCGGGCTCGGCTCGATGGAGGAGCCCCGGGCGGCCTTCGGCTGGCTGGCCGACTCGTTCCGGGTGATCATCTTCGACGCCCGTGGCAGCGGGAAGTCCGCCGACGTGCCGCCGTACGACCACGACCAGTGGGTCGCCGACATCGATGCCCTCCGCGAGTGGGCCGGCGCCGAACGGTTCGTCATGGCCGGTGGGTCCTACGGCGGGTTCCTGTCGATGGAGTACGCCGTGCGGCACCCCGAGCGCCTGCTCGCGTTGGTTCTGCGCGACACCGCCCCGGACGCCACCCACGACAACCTGGCGTTGGAGAACGCGCGGGCGTCGGACCGGGTCGACATCCCTGAGGAGCGGCTGGCCCGCATGTTCGACGGGAAGGTCCTCGACAACGACGACTTCCGCGACCTGTGGCGCGAGCTGCTGCCGCTGTACACGTTCACCCACGACCCGGCGGCGATCGAGGCGAAGGTCGCGTCGGTGGACTACCACTACGCCACCCACAACGCGGCGTTCTCCACGGCCCGGGAGACCTACGACGTCAAGCCGCACCTCCACCGCGTGACCTGCCCCGCGCTGGTCACGGTCGGCCGCGAGGACTGGATCACCCCGGTCGTCAACAGCGAGCAGATCGCCGAGCTCCTGCCCGACGCCGAGCTGGTGATCTTCGAGGAGTCCGGCCACTCGCCGCCCCTGGAGGAGCCCGAGCGGTTCCAGCAGGTCGTCCGCGACTTCCTCGACCGGGCCCTCGCCCGCGCCTGA
- a CDS encoding M24 family metallopeptidase — MSSPARLSQRLPRSFYARVQSDVRRHLGEEGLDAIVCEDWRDVAYLTGFFHTPTERPVLVVVTADRTIGLVPALEYEYAQQQDIAVDELVAYPEYPGVRTPQEVLADALSGASGRWGHAWTLSTGDLGLLRAAMGGVEWVGTHLVDRMRLVKYDEEVVLHREAARLGDVMLAAGRELVEERVADGGPLPSEAELAKHVIGRGTAWMYDTHDNVVVVPLLAGGLVYSGPNSAYPHGLVTEHRLQPGETFILSLGGAVGGRYAESERTFVLGEPSDQQRALFETDARAQHVGTEAIRPGATCADVNAGCLDVIRDAGYAEHIRHRQGHGIGLNFHEPPWLEDGDDTELAAGMVVSSEPGIYVLGHAGYRISDTVLVTPDGRERLTTYPRDLASSIIPA; from the coding sequence GTGTCATCCCCTGCCCGACTGTCCCAACGCCTGCCCCGGAGCTTCTACGCCCGGGTGCAGTCCGACGTCCGCCGCCACCTGGGTGAGGAGGGACTGGACGCCATCGTCTGCGAGGACTGGCGTGATGTCGCCTACCTGACCGGCTTCTTCCACACCCCGACCGAACGCCCGGTCCTGGTCGTGGTCACCGCCGACCGCACGATCGGGCTGGTCCCGGCGCTGGAGTACGAGTACGCCCAGCAGCAGGACATCGCCGTCGACGAGCTGGTCGCCTACCCCGAGTACCCGGGTGTCCGCACCCCGCAGGAGGTGCTGGCCGACGCGCTGTCCGGTGCCAGCGGCCGCTGGGGCCACGCCTGGACGCTGTCGACCGGTGACCTCGGCCTGCTCCGGGCCGCCATGGGCGGGGTCGAGTGGGTCGGCACCCACCTGGTCGACCGGATGCGACTGGTCAAGTACGATGAGGAGGTCGTGCTGCACCGCGAGGCCGCTCGGCTGGGCGACGTCATGCTGGCCGCCGGCCGCGAGCTGGTGGAGGAGCGCGTCGCCGACGGCGGCCCCCTGCCGTCGGAGGCGGAGCTGGCCAAGCACGTCATCGGTCGCGGGACGGCTTGGATGTACGACACCCACGACAACGTCGTCGTCGTACCGCTCCTCGCCGGGGGCCTGGTCTACTCCGGCCCCAACTCCGCCTATCCCCACGGGCTGGTGACCGAGCATCGCCTGCAGCCCGGCGAGACGTTCATCCTGTCCCTCGGTGGAGCGGTGGGGGGCCGCTACGCCGAGAGCGAGCGGACCTTCGTGCTGGGTGAGCCGTCCGACCAGCAGCGCGCCCTGTTCGAGACCGACGCCCGGGCCCAGCACGTCGGCACCGAGGCCATCCGCCCCGGCGCCACCTGCGCCGACGTCAACGCCGGCTGCCTCGACGTGATCCGCGACGCCGGGTACGCCGAGCACATCCGCCACCGCCAGGGCCACGGCATCGGGCTGAACTTCCACGAGCCGCCGTGGCTGGAGGACGGCGACGACACCGAGCTCGCCGCCGGGATGGTCGTCTCCAGCGAACCCGGCATCTACGTGCTGGGCCATGCCGGCTACCGGATCAGCGACACGGTGCTGGTCACCCCCGACGGCCGCGAACGCCTGACCACCTATCCGCGGGACCTCGCGTCCTCGATCATCCCTGCCTAG
- a CDS encoding ABC transporter permease, whose translation MSAELRPAPTVEDGIVRDDQPLATPGESPGRRTARAFVRNPLGVFGVVVLVGMVLTALFAPLIAEYPSGYGVDVLSPPSAEHWFGTDSLGREIFAQVVWGARTSLMIGGAASAMAIAVGVAVGVAAAYFKRVETALGVLVDVTLSLPVLPLMILIAALAGPSTWTLAVVIALFSWPEVARVVRSQALSIVGLPYVEAGALAGGSHLWIIRRHLVPAVAPVITVSVVLTASRAVLSESGLAFLGLGDPNGWSWGTILHNAQRSGTLGTAWWTAAMPSLAILLLVVAATLVSLAYNDARNPRTRED comes from the coding sequence ATGAGCGCCGAGCTCCGTCCGGCCCCCACCGTCGAGGACGGCATCGTCCGCGATGACCAGCCCCTGGCCACGCCCGGCGAGTCGCCCGGCCGCCGCACCGCCCGGGCCTTCGTCCGCAACCCGCTCGGCGTGTTCGGCGTCGTGGTCCTGGTCGGCATGGTGCTGACCGCCCTGTTCGCCCCGCTGATCGCGGAGTACCCCTCCGGCTACGGCGTGGACGTCCTGTCGCCCCCCTCGGCTGAGCACTGGTTCGGCACCGACTCCCTCGGCCGCGAGATCTTCGCCCAGGTCGTCTGGGGCGCCCGGACCAGCCTGATGATCGGTGGTGCCGCCTCGGCCATGGCCATCGCCGTCGGGGTCGCCGTGGGGGTGGCCGCCGCCTACTTCAAGCGGGTCGAGACCGCGCTCGGCGTGCTGGTCGACGTCACCCTCTCCTTGCCCGTCCTGCCGCTGATGATCCTCATCGCCGCGCTCGCCGGCCCCTCGACCTGGACGCTCGCGGTCGTCATCGCGCTGTTCTCCTGGCCCGAGGTCGCCCGCGTCGTCCGCTCCCAGGCGCTCTCCATCGTCGGGCTGCCCTACGTCGAGGCCGGTGCCCTGGCCGGCGGGTCCCACCTGTGGATCATCCGCCGCCACCTGGTGCCCGCCGTCGCCCCCGTCATCACCGTCAGCGTCGTGCTGACCGCCTCCCGCGCCGTCCTGTCGGAGTCCGGCCTTGCCTTCCTCGGCCTCGGCGACCCCAACGGCTGGTCGTGGGGGACGATCCTCCACAACGCCCAGCGGTCCGGGACGCTCGGCACGGCCTGGTGGACCGCCGCGATGCCGTCGCTGGCGATCCTCCTGCTGGTCGTCGCCGCCACCCTCGTCTCCCTTGCCTACAACGACGCCCGCAACCCCCGAACCCGCGAGGACTGA
- a CDS encoding ABC transporter permease translates to MTVMRFAGGRLLRGLLTLWFAVTVTFFLVRLLPGDPALAVADPMMTEDLRMELLADYGLDRPLPVQYVSYLGHLLQGDLGISFRQSLPVTDILMARLPWTLILTGSALLVTVLIGVPLGVAAATRRGGWVDRTIQVGSVLGQSMFVPAIGIAMLYAFGLYLGWFPIGGAIDDGVYGIDAWISILRHLVLPASSLVILQIGAYVLTLRTNLIDSLGEDYCDLARAKGVPQRRIVWRHALRNALLPTTTLVGLQLGFLVGGAVLTETIFAYPGVGRAIFESVGRLDFPVLQGAFVLLAATVVVANLLTDLAYGALDPRVRAQ, encoded by the coding sequence ATGACGGTCATGCGCTTCGCCGGGGGGCGGCTGCTGCGGGGTCTGCTGACCCTCTGGTTCGCCGTCACCGTGACGTTCTTCCTCGTGCGCTTGCTGCCCGGTGACCCTGCGCTGGCCGTCGCCGACCCGATGATGACCGAGGACCTCCGCATGGAGCTCCTGGCCGACTACGGACTGGACCGGCCGCTGCCGGTCCAGTACGTCAGCTACCTCGGCCACCTCCTGCAGGGGGACCTCGGCATCTCCTTCCGACAGTCCCTGCCCGTCACCGACATCCTGATGGCGCGGCTGCCGTGGACGCTGATCCTCACCGGGTCCGCGCTGCTGGTCACGGTGCTCATCGGGGTGCCGCTCGGCGTCGCCGCAGCCACCCGCCGTGGCGGCTGGGTCGACCGAACCATCCAGGTCGGGAGCGTGCTCGGGCAGTCCATGTTCGTGCCCGCCATCGGGATCGCCATGCTGTACGCCTTCGGGCTGTACCTCGGCTGGTTCCCGATCGGCGGGGCGATCGACGACGGCGTGTACGGCATCGACGCGTGGATCAGCATCCTGCGCCACCTCGTCCTGCCGGCCTCGAGCCTCGTCATCCTGCAGATCGGCGCCTACGTGCTGACGCTGCGGACCAACCTCATCGACAGCCTCGGCGAGGACTACTGCGACCTCGCACGTGCCAAGGGGGTGCCGCAGCGACGCATCGTCTGGCGGCATGCCCTGCGCAACGCCCTGCTGCCCACCACCACCCTGGTCGGCCTGCAGCTCGGGTTCCTCGTCGGCGGCGCCGTGCTGACCGAGACCATCTTCGCCTACCCCGGCGTGGGACGGGCCATCTTCGAGTCCGTCGGCCGCCTCGACTTCCCCGTCCTGCAGGGCGCGTTCGTGCTGCTGGCGGCCACCGTCGTGGTCGCCAACCTGCTGACCGACCTGGCCTACGGGGCCCTCGACCCGCGGGTGCGTGCGCAGTGA